From Echinicola jeungdonensis, the proteins below share one genomic window:
- a CDS encoding acetyltransferase, producing MYIMGASGHAKAVIAAVESKGIEINGVLDDNPEIKECLKYPVSTPENFDIAPKSQMLVAIGDNKIREKVVLKLGKKVFYSKVAHSFSWVSEYSNFGEGTVIMAGAIVQPHTEIGKHVIVNTAAVVDHDCLIGDFSHIAPHATLCGGVIVGIGSLIGAGCTVLPGIKIGENCVVGAGATVLRDVLDGEIVYGS from the coding sequence ATGTATATAATGGGTGCTTCTGGGCATGCAAAAGCAGTAATTGCAGCTGTGGAAAGTAAAGGGATAGAAATAAATGGGGTATTAGATGATAATCCTGAAATTAAAGAGTGCCTCAAATATCCCGTTTCAACACCTGAAAATTTTGATATTGCCCCAAAAAGTCAAATGCTGGTGGCTATCGGAGATAATAAGATCAGGGAAAAAGTGGTCTTAAAACTTGGAAAGAAGGTTTTCTATTCCAAAGTGGCCCATTCTTTTTCCTGGGTAAGTGAATATTCCAACTTTGGTGAAGGCACGGTAATAATGGCAGGAGCCATCGTCCAACCTCATACCGAAATAGGAAAACATGTGATTGTCAATACAGCAGCAGTGGTTGATCATGATTGCCTAATAGGAGATTTTTCCCATATTGCTCCTCATGCCACTCTTTGTGGTGGCGTAATTGTGGGAATAGGTAGCCTTATTGGTGCAGGTTGTACGGTTTTGCCGGGTATAAAAATCGGGGAAAATTGTGTGGTAGGAGCAGGGGCTACGGTGTTAAGGGACGTGTTGGACGGGGAGATAGTTTATGGGTCGTGA
- a CDS encoding SGNH/GDSL hydrolase family protein, protein MKYLSKQSCFKIFLTVILLAGISISGNTQEVSGKFQEEVQQIVQKNPIPKQGPPVYLFTGSSSIRMWKDLSSYFPEIETINTGFGGSQTFELLHYSQELILQYQPKKIFIYEGDNDIAAGKKPMTILKTTKKLVTKIHQQLPDAHIILISPKPSLARWHLQEEYQNLNRLLEIYCQKQKQVSFANVWNIMLDENGQPKEDIFIEDGLHMNAKGYDLWAKVLKEFIP, encoded by the coding sequence ATGAAGTATTTATCAAAACAGTCTTGTTTCAAAATATTTTTAACGGTAATTCTTTTGGCTGGAATTTCCATTTCAGGAAACACTCAAGAAGTATCTGGCAAATTCCAGGAAGAAGTCCAACAAATTGTCCAAAAAAACCCCATTCCAAAGCAAGGCCCACCAGTCTATCTTTTTACAGGAAGTTCCAGTATCCGGATGTGGAAAGATCTTTCCTCCTATTTTCCGGAAATTGAAACCATTAACACAGGATTTGGAGGGTCTCAGACATTTGAACTTCTTCATTATTCCCAGGAATTGATCCTCCAATACCAACCCAAAAAAATATTTATTTATGAAGGGGATAATGATATTGCCGCAGGAAAAAAACCAATGACCATATTAAAAACCACTAAAAAGCTGGTAACAAAAATCCATCAACAATTACCTGATGCCCATATTATCCTGATAAGCCCGAAACCCAGCTTGGCAAGATGGCACCTACAAGAGGAATACCAAAATCTCAACCGCCTACTGGAGATATATTGTCAAAAGCAGAAACAGGTATCCTTTGCCAATGTTTGGAACATCATGTTGGATGAAAATGGTCAACCAAAGGAGGATATTTTTATTGAGGATGGATTACACATGAATGCCAAAGGGTATGATTTATGGGCTAAGGTTTTGAAAGAATTTATCCCATAA
- the trxA gene encoding thioredoxin: MKTFKELISGDQLVLVDFFATWCGPCKAMPPILKEVVGQVGNKVKVIKVDVDKNPAAASQFQIRGIPTLILFQKGTQLWRKSGVPSVQELLTTIESHYSKTSA, from the coding sequence GTGAAAACATTTAAAGAATTAATATCGGGAGATCAATTGGTGTTGGTTGACTTCTTTGCCACTTGGTGTGGACCCTGCAAAGCAATGCCGCCTATTTTAAAGGAGGTGGTTGGCCAGGTGGGAAATAAAGTAAAGGTTATCAAAGTTGATGTGGATAAGAATCCTGCTGCAGCGAGTCAGTTTCAAATTCGGGGAATTCCCACCCTCATCCTGTTCCAAAAAGGAACCCAGTTATGGCGGAAGTCAGGTGTGCCTTCTGTTCAGGAACTGTTGACCACTATTGAAAGTCATTATTCCAAAACCAGTGCTTAA
- a CDS encoding serpin family protein — MKYTYYSILTLFFLLVSCVDESPNKGEITPNLRALEETEKKLVNAGTAFSVRLFQQLSKEEGNLFFSPFSIHQALSMAMNGNKEELLEEYLETLHFDNISLEDANLANQGLTKFLKDVDPNVKINIANSIWYQEGLDLKSQFQETLQMQYLATISSLDMQSPGSKEIINQWVDDQTEGLIQDLIDQVDPAAVMYLINAIYYYGDWKYQFDPQNTTEQPFHISSSQTTPVEMMRLEEATTLKTYQANGFKYLEIPYSTGQYIMGVLLPDAFNLEEAKSNFNLNNLHAWREEAKEGNIKLEMPKFKMKIKIQNLKEDLIEMGLSTPFQQDPRNFTEIFETPTEPLKISRVIHEALIEVDEKGTEAAAATAVEVVVTSVPAEPPVIRLDRPFVFFIQEKHSGTILFMGVLKDPSKL; from the coding sequence ATGAAATACACCTATTATTCCATCTTGACTCTTTTCTTTCTATTGGTTTCTTGCGTGGATGAAAGTCCCAATAAAGGGGAAATTACTCCCAATTTGAGGGCATTAGAGGAAACTGAAAAAAAACTGGTAAATGCCGGCACAGCATTTTCCGTCAGGTTATTTCAACAACTCAGTAAAGAAGAAGGGAACCTATTTTTCAGCCCTTTCAGTATCCATCAGGCATTGTCTATGGCCATGAATGGCAATAAGGAAGAATTGCTCGAAGAATATCTGGAAACACTTCATTTTGATAATATATCGCTCGAAGATGCCAATTTGGCCAACCAAGGACTCACTAAATTCCTTAAGGATGTGGATCCAAATGTAAAGATTAACATTGCCAATAGTATTTGGTATCAAGAGGGACTGGATTTAAAATCCCAATTTCAAGAAACCCTTCAAATGCAATACCTGGCTACTATTAGCAGCCTGGATATGCAATCCCCGGGCTCCAAAGAAATTATTAATCAGTGGGTGGACGATCAAACGGAGGGATTAATTCAAGACTTAATTGACCAGGTTGATCCTGCTGCTGTCATGTATTTGATCAACGCCATTTATTATTATGGCGATTGGAAATACCAATTTGATCCCCAAAACACCACCGAACAACCTTTTCACATTTCTTCCTCGCAAACTACGCCGGTTGAAATGATGCGGTTGGAGGAAGCTACGACATTAAAGACATACCAAGCAAACGGGTTCAAATATTTAGAAATCCCCTATAGTACAGGGCAATATATCATGGGAGTATTATTGCCAGATGCCTTTAACTTGGAAGAAGCAAAAAGCAATTTCAATTTGAATAATCTTCATGCCTGGCGGGAAGAAGCAAAAGAAGGTAATATCAAGCTGGAAATGCCCAAATTCAAAATGAAAATCAAAATCCAAAACTTAAAAGAAGACCTAATTGAAATGGGGCTAAGCACCCCTTTTCAGCAAGATCCAAGAAATTTCACAGAAATATTTGAAACCCCAACAGAACCCCTAAAAATAAGCCGGGTAATTCACGAAGCATTAATTGAGGTAGATGAAAAAGGAACAGAAGCAGCTGCTGCCACAGCTGTAGAGGTAGTGGTGACTTCTGTTCCAGCAGAACCACCTGTAATTCGACTGGACAGGCCATTTGTATTTTTCATTCAAGAAAAACACAGTGGAACCATCCTCTTCATGGGTGTTCTTAAAGACCCTTCCAAACTTTAA
- a CDS encoding Crp/Fnr family transcriptional regulator, giving the protein MSIEELKAKVPGITDIRLLEDLLAKGSLVQLKAGQAIIEPGKFIKMVPIILEGAIKVLRLDDEGRELFLYYLNSGQTCALSLTCCNSLQPSEIKAVAEEDSLVLSIPIRYHEQLLEQYRQWKDFVAQTYQQRFQEMLEALDAVAFLKMDQRLVRYLQAKRKQLSSNELQITHQEIAQELGTSREVVSRLLKQLEKKKWIELGRNKIFMRDNFEDLVGKS; this is encoded by the coding sequence ATGAGTATTGAGGAGTTAAAAGCAAAAGTCCCTGGGATTACAGATATCAGGTTGCTGGAAGATTTATTGGCTAAGGGCTCCCTGGTCCAATTAAAAGCGGGGCAAGCTATTATAGAACCTGGGAAGTTTATTAAAATGGTGCCGATTATTTTGGAAGGCGCTATCAAAGTGCTGCGTTTGGATGATGAAGGCAGGGAATTATTTTTGTATTACCTTAATTCTGGACAAACCTGCGCCTTGTCCCTTACCTGTTGCAATTCTTTACAACCCAGTGAAATTAAAGCGGTTGCGGAGGAGGATTCCCTTGTTCTGTCCATTCCGATTCGTTATCACGAGCAATTGCTGGAGCAATACCGGCAATGGAAAGATTTTGTTGCCCAAACCTATCAACAAAGGTTTCAGGAAATGCTGGAAGCTTTGGATGCAGTGGCATTTCTAAAAATGGACCAAAGGCTGGTTCGTTATCTTCAGGCCAAAAGGAAACAGCTGAGTAGCAATGAGCTTCAAATAACACATCAGGAAATCGCACAAGAGTTAGGTACTTCCAGGGAGGTTGTTTCAAGGCTGCTAAAACAATTGGAAAAAAAGAAATGGATTGAACTGGGGCGAAATAAAATATTTATGAGGGATAATTTTGAAGATTTAGTAGGAAAGTCCTGA
- a CDS encoding Gfo/Idh/MocA family protein, with protein sequence MKRRDFIKTGGLALGSSIFPYPIINAFSSQENDQPIKIGIIGCGDRGKGIMHVMKGLPGKYEITAICDIMDFRLAETKKTFPDISMKSYKNYEQLLNDSNVDAVVIATPLNMHFAPAKYALQAGKHVYLEKTMTYNIPEAFELVKIAQANPHLTLQVGHQYRYTPLYYKVRDMIRSGYLGKITQIDSRWDRNWNWRRPVPDPSLEKIINWRMYKEFSGGLPAELLSHQIDFINWAFETHPDLIMGTGGIDNYKDGRTTYDNVQLILRYEKEDMIGNFGSTCSNAREGYSFSIKGTEGTVELLMNEGYFYPEEDKMEELGIVDGVSGATKLTWKEGRGIPILEEKTKEGTWYALDDFFKSIHTSTKPASNVISGATTAFCIHLANQSSFNKTIENWKPEFNLG encoded by the coding sequence ATGAAAAGAAGGGATTTTATAAAAACCGGTGGTTTAGCACTGGGAAGCTCAATCTTCCCTTACCCTATTATCAATGCCTTTTCATCTCAAGAAAATGATCAACCCATAAAAATAGGTATTATTGGTTGTGGTGATAGGGGAAAAGGCATCATGCACGTCATGAAAGGATTACCTGGGAAATATGAGATCACCGCTATATGTGACATAATGGATTTCAGGCTGGCAGAAACAAAGAAAACTTTTCCGGACATCAGCATGAAATCCTATAAAAATTATGAGCAATTATTAAATGATTCCAACGTAGATGCAGTGGTCATTGCTACTCCTTTAAATATGCACTTTGCTCCTGCAAAATACGCCCTACAAGCTGGCAAACATGTTTATCTGGAAAAAACAATGACTTACAATATCCCGGAAGCATTTGAATTGGTTAAAATCGCTCAAGCCAACCCTCACCTCACCCTGCAGGTGGGCCACCAATACCGGTACACTCCTTTATATTATAAGGTAAGGGATATGATCCGATCCGGTTATTTGGGTAAAATCACTCAAATTGATTCACGTTGGGACAGAAACTGGAATTGGAGAAGGCCGGTCCCTGATCCCTCCTTGGAGAAAATAATCAACTGGAGGATGTATAAGGAGTTTTCAGGAGGCTTGCCTGCTGAATTACTATCTCACCAAATCGACTTTATCAATTGGGCTTTTGAAACCCACCCTGACTTAATAATGGGCACGGGTGGAATAGACAATTACAAAGACGGGAGAACTACCTATGACAATGTCCAGCTCATTCTCCGATATGAGAAAGAAGATATGATTGGCAATTTTGGATCCACCTGCAGCAATGCCAGGGAAGGTTACTCCTTTAGCATTAAAGGAACTGAAGGAACGGTGGAGCTCTTAATGAATGAGGGCTATTTCTACCCAGAGGAGGATAAAATGGAGGAGCTGGGAATTGTGGATGGTGTTTCTGGAGCAACCAAGCTCACCTGGAAAGAAGGCAGAGGTATTCCCATATTGGAAGAAAAAACCAAAGAGGGAACCTGGTACGCCCTGGACGATTTTTTTAAATCTATTCATACTTCCACAAAACCTGCATCCAATGTTATCAGTGGAGCAACAACTGCATTCTGTATTCATTTGGCCAACCAGTCGAGCTTTAATAAAACCATTGAAAACTGGAAACCTGAATTTAATTTAGGATAA
- a CDS encoding DinB family protein: MNINNIIQTRKNFINLISDLDIDQLNQIPEGYNNNIIWNFGHIIVTQQLLCNKFSGLPLLIDEDILDAFRKGSKPEKKSAVKSWKS; encoded by the coding sequence ATGAACATTAACAACATTATACAAACTCGTAAGAATTTTATCAATCTAATCAGTGACCTGGACATTGACCAATTAAACCAAATACCTGAAGGTTATAATAACAATATCATCTGGAATTTTGGGCATATCATCGTCACTCAACAACTACTCTGCAACAAGTTTTCAGGCCTTCCTTTATTAATTGATGAGGATATTTTGGATGCATTTAGAAAAGGGAGCAAGCCTGAAAAAAAATCAGCAGTGAAGTCCTGGAAAAGCTAA
- a CDS encoding trans-sulfuration enzyme family protein: protein MSEKHFETQAVRIASSKTNQREHSSPIFMTSSFTFDSAEEARQMFAEEIPGNIYSRYANPNSTDLIEKVCAVEGTEDGIATGSGMAAMFATMASILEQGDHILASRALFGSTHQLLTGIFPKWGISSTYGDISDIANWEKLLQPNTKMIFIETPSNPGLEIIDLEWIAAFAKAHNLILAVDNCFATPYLQQPAKWGADLVAHSATKYIDGQGRVLGGLILGKEELIQKVRYFTRHTGPSISPFNAWILSRSMETLAVRMERHCENALKVATYFENNPHLESVKYPFLKSHPQYELAKKQMRLGGGIITLTLKGGIERAKRFIDQLELITVTANLGDTRSIITHPASTTHSKLTEEERERVGILPGLIRVSTGLEHPDDIIGDIERALEKSK, encoded by the coding sequence ATGTCCGAAAAACATTTTGAAACCCAGGCAGTAAGAATTGCTTCCTCCAAAACCAATCAAAGGGAGCATTCCTCACCTATCTTCATGACTTCAAGTTTTACCTTTGATAGTGCAGAAGAAGCTCGGCAGATGTTTGCTGAAGAAATCCCAGGAAACATCTATTCAAGGTATGCCAATCCCAACAGCACTGACCTTATAGAAAAAGTATGTGCAGTAGAAGGTACAGAAGACGGCATTGCCACTGGTTCTGGCATGGCTGCCATGTTTGCAACCATGGCTTCTATATTGGAACAAGGGGATCATATTCTGGCTTCCAGAGCCCTATTTGGCTCCACTCACCAACTGCTTACCGGAATATTCCCTAAATGGGGCATCAGCTCGACTTATGGGGACATTTCCGATATCGCCAATTGGGAAAAATTGCTTCAGCCGAATACCAAAATGATATTCATTGAAACCCCTTCCAATCCCGGTCTGGAAATCATTGACCTGGAATGGATTGCTGCTTTTGCTAAAGCTCATAACCTTATTTTGGCTGTGGACAATTGCTTTGCTACCCCTTATTTACAACAACCTGCCAAATGGGGTGCGGACCTCGTAGCCCACAGTGCTACCAAATATATTGATGGACAAGGTAGGGTTTTGGGTGGACTGATCCTTGGTAAGGAAGAATTAATCCAAAAGGTCCGTTATTTTACCCGGCATACAGGACCATCAATTTCACCCTTCAATGCATGGATCCTTTCCCGAAGTATGGAAACCCTAGCTGTGAGAATGGAAAGACACTGTGAAAATGCATTGAAAGTGGCTACCTATTTTGAAAACAATCCTCATTTGGAATCTGTCAAATATCCATTCCTGAAAAGCCACCCTCAATATGAATTGGCAAAAAAACAAATGAGGCTGGGCGGAGGCATCATTACCCTGACCTTAAAAGGAGGAATTGAAAGGGCAAAAAGGTTTATTGACCAATTGGAACTAATTACCGTGACGGCAAACCTTGGAGATACCAGAAGCATCATTACCCACCCCGCTTCTACTACCCATAGCAAGTTGACGGAGGAAGAAAGGGAAAGGGTTGGGATTTTACCTGGCCTAATCAGAGTTTCAACAGGTTTGGAACATCCTGATGACATTATTGGGGATATAGAAAGAGCCCTTGAAAAATCCAAATAA
- a CDS encoding universal stress protein, giving the protein MNLLLVTDFSKHSKNAIRFAMDMGQAYNAKITLLFTYSSVYGFSVQVEAYEKLIEKKAKKWLKKIQKKGLKKGLTIGYKIRKGNIKNATQQITKKQSFELIILPGPITKKPWDYFWPGEKVELINSCSSPILVLPPNKSFLGLKTIEVVISKNNQNLPIWEQMIELTKGFRLPYRLLFLGNKVKAKSKTSPSKTLDFLKQHFPNQQFSWKVGKKSANKNDLLKLPEQKSKSLIVYFTKAKPTLFSFINLSIASKMAIRTKVPLLIMKN; this is encoded by the coding sequence ATGAATTTACTGTTGGTCACCGATTTTTCTAAACATTCAAAAAATGCTATCCGATTTGCAATGGATATGGGGCAAGCTTATAATGCAAAAATAACGCTACTTTTCACTTATTCCTCTGTTTATGGTTTTTCAGTTCAGGTGGAAGCGTATGAAAAATTGATAGAGAAAAAAGCCAAAAAATGGCTTAAAAAAATTCAAAAAAAAGGCCTTAAAAAAGGCCTAACGATAGGGTATAAAATTAGAAAAGGAAATATTAAAAATGCCACGCAACAAATAACCAAGAAACAAAGTTTTGAACTCATCATTTTACCCGGCCCCATCACAAAAAAGCCATGGGATTATTTTTGGCCGGGAGAAAAAGTTGAATTAATAAACTCATGTTCTTCACCCATTCTTGTCCTACCCCCAAACAAAAGCTTTTTGGGTTTAAAGACAATTGAGGTGGTAATCAGTAAAAACAATCAAAACCTACCTATTTGGGAGCAAATGATTGAACTAACAAAAGGGTTTAGACTTCCCTACAGGCTTTTATTTCTCGGAAATAAGGTGAAAGCTAAAAGCAAAACCTCCCCTTCCAAAACATTAGACTTCCTAAAACAACATTTTCCCAATCAACAATTTTCCTGGAAAGTAGGGAAAAAATCTGCAAACAAAAATGACCTTTTAAAACTCCCGGAGCAGAAGTCAAAATCATTAATAGTTTATTTCACCAAAGCCAAACCAACCCTTTTCTCTTTTATTAACTTAAGTATTGCTTCAAAAATGGCCATAAGAACCAAGGTCCCATTATTAATCATGAAAAATTAA
- a CDS encoding beta-N-acetylhexosaminidase, producing MNRLVIKMKIWWGYLLLGIVACTSHPTITEAPLIPLPNLVKEGEGKFTLGDDTQILIQENNKELQRMGNYLVNLVRPSTGFELEIVPYDTTRKSGFISLELESDPKLGDEGYRLEIKPEFISLSANTPAGIFHGIQTIRQLLPNNIESKGWFWTSWEIPSGLIVDKPEYAYRGTMLDVARHFFEKEELKRYIDILALYKINFLHLHLTDDQGWRIEVKSWPKLTLIGGSTEVGGGVGGFYTQNEYKEIVQYALERYITIVPEIDMPGHTHAALASYPELNCDGKARENYTKTQVGFSSLCLTEEITYQFVDDVVREISAITPGPYIHIGGDEAHATELGDYILFIEQVQDAVNSYGKNMIGWDEVAQAALRPESLVQFWSNPENAKLGADQGVKIIMSPAWKTYLDMQYDSTTHLGLHWAGFIELDSAYLWEPSELIEGIGKDEIIGVEAPLWTETITNMDELEYMVFPRLLGIAEVGWTRNEKRNWGEYRKRLKKHLNRLEALEVDYYSSNLLKK from the coding sequence ATGAATAGACTGGTTATCAAAATGAAAATATGGTGGGGTTATTTATTATTGGGCATAGTGGCTTGTACCTCACACCCTACAATTACGGAAGCACCATTAATTCCGTTGCCCAATTTGGTTAAAGAAGGGGAAGGAAAGTTCACCTTAGGGGATGATACACAAATCCTGATTCAGGAGAATAATAAGGAATTGCAGCGGATGGGGAATTATTTGGTTAATTTGGTCCGGCCCTCAACCGGGTTTGAATTGGAAATTGTACCCTATGATACTACAAGGAAAAGCGGGTTTATTTCCCTTGAGTTGGAAAGTGACCCCAAGTTGGGGGACGAGGGCTACCGTCTTGAAATTAAACCGGAATTTATCTCATTAAGTGCAAATACTCCAGCAGGGATTTTTCATGGGATCCAAACCATCAGGCAGTTATTGCCAAATAATATTGAATCCAAAGGTTGGTTTTGGACCTCCTGGGAGATCCCGTCTGGCTTAATCGTTGATAAGCCAGAATATGCTTACAGGGGAACCATGCTGGATGTGGCCAGACATTTTTTTGAGAAGGAAGAATTGAAAAGGTATATTGATATTTTGGCTTTATATAAGATCAATTTTTTGCATTTGCACCTTACAGATGATCAAGGCTGGAGGATAGAGGTCAAATCATGGCCAAAGCTTACCCTTATTGGCGGAAGTACAGAGGTTGGTGGTGGAGTAGGTGGATTTTATACCCAAAATGAATATAAAGAGATTGTACAATATGCACTGGAAAGGTACATTACCATTGTCCCTGAAATCGATATGCCTGGCCATACACATGCAGCACTGGCTTCCTATCCAGAGCTTAACTGCGATGGGAAAGCCCGTGAAAATTATACTAAAACCCAGGTTGGGTTTAGCTCTTTATGTTTAACCGAAGAAATAACCTATCAATTTGTGGATGATGTGGTCCGGGAAATTTCAGCAATCACTCCGGGGCCCTACATCCATATTGGAGGTGATGAAGCTCATGCTACTGAGTTGGGAGATTATATCCTCTTTATTGAACAGGTACAGGATGCGGTCAATTCTTATGGGAAAAATATGATTGGCTGGGATGAGGTGGCCCAGGCAGCTCTGAGGCCTGAGTCTTTGGTTCAGTTTTGGTCCAATCCAGAGAATGCAAAGCTTGGGGCAGACCAAGGAGTAAAAATAATAATGAGCCCGGCCTGGAAAACCTATTTGGATATGCAATATGATTCCACTACCCATTTGGGATTACATTGGGCAGGTTTTATTGAGTTGGACAGCGCTTATCTCTGGGAACCTTCTGAGCTTATAGAGGGGATCGGCAAAGATGAAATAATAGGAGTTGAAGCTCCCCTTTGGACCGAAACCATTACTAATATGGATGAATTGGAATACATGGTTTTTCCACGATTATTAGGAATAGCGGAAGTGGGCTGGACTAGAAACGAAAAGCGGAATTGGGGAGAGTACAGGAAAAGGCTTAAAAAACACCTGAATAGACTGGAAGCCTTGGAAGTGGATTATTACTCATCCAATTTATTAAAAAAATAG
- a CDS encoding sulfite exporter TauE/SafE family protein, with amino-acid sequence METITVLGYLASIFIGISLGLIGGGGSILTVPVLVYLFRVDPILATAYSLFVVGSTSVVGSFSFMKRGIVSYRAAIVFAVPSFIAVFLTRKFVVPALPEILLSFKGYDLTNDKGVMIFFALIMLAAAISMIKNGHQIQHASGPTKFNLPLIGLEGFVVGGITGIVGAGGGFLIIPALVLLAKLPMKIAVGTSLLIIAAKSLIGFTGDISNQPINWGFLLLFTSLSIIGIFLGSGLSKMIDEKALKKAFGWFVLVMGFYILINEIILV; translated from the coding sequence ATGGAAACAATTACAGTTTTGGGGTACTTGGCTTCTATTTTTATTGGTATTAGTTTAGGTCTGATTGGAGGGGGAGGTTCTATTTTGACCGTACCTGTATTGGTGTATTTATTTAGGGTTGATCCTATTTTAGCCACGGCTTATAGCCTTTTTGTAGTAGGAAGTACTTCAGTTGTAGGGTCTTTTTCTTTTATGAAAAGAGGAATTGTCTCTTATCGTGCCGCGATAGTTTTTGCGGTCCCATCCTTTATAGCAGTTTTTTTGACCCGGAAATTTGTTGTTCCTGCGTTACCTGAAATTTTATTATCATTTAAAGGATATGATTTGACCAATGATAAAGGGGTAATGATATTTTTTGCCCTTATCATGTTAGCAGCGGCCATATCTATGATCAAGAACGGCCATCAGATTCAGCATGCATCTGGTCCTACGAAATTTAATTTGCCTCTTATTGGCCTTGAAGGATTTGTAGTGGGTGGAATAACTGGAATTGTTGGGGCAGGTGGAGGTTTTTTGATCATACCCGCTTTGGTGTTATTGGCCAAACTTCCCATGAAGATTGCTGTAGGCACCTCTTTATTGATCATAGCGGCCAAATCCCTTATTGGGTTTACCGGTGATATTTCCAACCAACCTATCAATTGGGGCTTTCTGCTACTATTTACTTCTCTTTCTATAATAGGGATATTTTTGGGGAGTGGCCTGTCAAAAATGATTGATGAAAAGGCCCTTAAAAAAGCATTTGGATGGTTTGTTTTGGTGATGGGATTTTACATCCTGATAAATGAAATTATTTTAGTTTAA